A genome region from Alistipes dispar includes the following:
- a CDS encoding translocation/assembly module TamB domain-containing protein, which produces MHRRKIVKYTLRTLLGLVAALVLIPASLYIPAVQDFVRIRAERSVARSLGMELSIGRIRLAFPLRLSADDVLLRQRGDTLVRCGRLSLDVALLPLLRSRAVIRNFELGDFAARYRDSVAGTDMRLAAGRLGVYLARVDLKAGTADVFRVALADGDAAIGLEVRETAEERPDSAAALPWKIAVGRISVANTAFRMRTSPDPSELSVRLAEGEVNDCRVGLDSARVEVAGVRLTRGVYSYVAAPSREVAPEEGSASERSAEFAAKSGPGHAAEDAAEGAAGAPRPWTVRVGRVELADNRAAYGTMGHAPAAGFDPEAVSLSALNLTLDSVYNRGGDIALRIERLDFAERSGLAVRSASGRFVKDGGAVSLEGFRLATASSRIDADVQAGPGALGLAPAAEIGAALRADLSTRDMRLLFPVPEALGDREVSLSLTAAGTLADLRRIGLELSVPGHGGLRAEGRAKNLPEGRAAAVSVRFEGDFRELEFLEALLPDTALRRRVAIPARMTLRGAAELDRGAVAADAALEVGGGSLSATGRLDPAAETYEARVRCDGFPLGAFLPADSLGTVDFAAEARGAGFDPFAPQTTVSVSAGAERLEYAGRDFGGIGIDAVLEDGRLSGRIADRDEALRLALDLSGEVTRERQSVRLAGRVAEFDLTALGVTPDRIGGTFGLDFRASASQEGTYAASLALDSIGIRNGYRTDRIRPTSVAVGADTASVRAEVRSGDFVLTLSAPASPDSLLAAAARASETLRRQLREQAFDMEELQDVLPRFRLQAEAGRNNILNNFLRTKGASFRGLHVAGANDGAEPLSLRMRVDGLDAGGVVLDTVALGIAREERRLAYRLGVSNAPGHLDHVAQAALYGHVVRNTGQVNFRQRDRAGREGFRFGFDVEWTDSLVRAGMTPLHPLFGSEPWEVNAGNYVEYGWYDRRIAADLDMRCGEGRFALRSVPADDGEAESLRLDVAGIGIGAALGMLPAPPPVDGVLGAGVVLEMRSDSLAVRGDVSVTELSYGKQRFGDVALGVRYGQGRGRRADARVTLDGSEVFAAHGDLRPDRDEPLDLTLTVPGFPLQRLDVFLPADLLRLSGEVQAAIHVGGAPERPKLDGGVRFAATDMRVPMIGTSFRLASDTIRLRDGRMLFDDYALTGPNRKPLTVAGTVDLSDFGRVAADLALRASDFQFVDVARRERTAVYGKAFLDLDVTARGPVDALVVRGRAALLGGTDISYVMQDSPMEVRERPQNVVTFVSFRELDEEPAEPAPPREMSVGGMDVHLDVDINDDVRAGVDLSADGSNRIDLQGGGSLTYTMNPLGDTRLAGRYVLSGGMVRYNPPVISQKTFKIRPGGYVEWMGDIADPTFSLTAVETVRASVSSDGQNNRPVNFDISIRIRNTLADLSVSFDLAAPEDLAMQNELNSLTAEQRASQAMNLLIYNTYSGPGSSATVSSENPLNSFIQKELNQWAQNSLKGVDLSFGIDSYGEDDPNGQRTDYSYRLSKSLFSDRVRAVIGGRFSTGNDPSENLRENLIDDISLEYMLTRRDNMFIRLFRHTGYESILEGEITETGVGFVIRKKLLRLTDLFRPANRKEKKKEEEKRDETAVHE; this is translated from the coding sequence ATGCACAGGAGAAAAATCGTCAAATATACGCTCCGCACGCTGCTGGGCCTCGTCGCGGCGCTGGTCCTGATTCCCGCATCGCTCTATATCCCTGCGGTGCAGGACTTCGTGCGCATCCGGGCGGAACGGTCCGTCGCCCGGTCGCTCGGCATGGAACTTTCGATCGGCCGCATCCGGCTCGCTTTTCCGCTCCGCCTGTCGGCGGACGACGTGCTGCTGAGACAGCGCGGGGACACGCTTGTCCGCTGCGGACGGCTGTCGCTCGACGTCGCCCTGCTGCCGCTGCTTCGCAGCCGGGCGGTGATCCGCAATTTCGAACTCGGGGATTTCGCGGCCCGTTACCGCGATTCCGTCGCGGGAACGGACATGCGTCTTGCGGCCGGAAGGCTCGGGGTGTATCTCGCCCGGGTCGATCTGAAGGCCGGGACGGCCGATGTCTTCCGGGTCGCGCTGGCGGACGGGGACGCGGCGATCGGCCTGGAGGTCCGGGAGACCGCGGAGGAGCGGCCCGACAGCGCGGCGGCCCTGCCGTGGAAGATCGCCGTAGGGCGGATTTCGGTGGCCAATACGGCCTTTCGGATGCGGACCTCGCCCGACCCCTCGGAGCTTTCCGTGCGGCTGGCCGAGGGCGAGGTGAACGACTGCCGCGTCGGACTGGACAGTGCGCGGGTCGAGGTGGCCGGCGTGCGACTGACGCGCGGCGTGTACTCCTACGTTGCAGCGCCGTCCCGGGAGGTTGCACCGGAAGAGGGGAGCGCTTCGGAGCGCTCCGCGGAATTTGCGGCGAAATCCGGCCCGGGACATGCTGCGGAAGATGCCGCAGAGGGTGCTGCCGGCGCGCCGCGACCCTGGACCGTCCGCGTGGGGCGCGTCGAACTGGCGGACAACCGTGCGGCCTACGGCACGATGGGGCATGCGCCTGCGGCGGGATTCGATCCGGAGGCGGTCTCTCTCTCGGCGCTCAATCTCACGCTCGATTCGGTGTATAACCGGGGAGGCGACATCGCCCTGCGGATCGAACGGCTGGACTTCGCCGAGCGCAGCGGGCTGGCCGTGCGTTCGGCCTCGGGACGGTTCGTGAAGGACGGCGGGGCCGTGTCGCTGGAGGGCTTCCGTCTCGCCACGGCTTCGTCGCGGATCGACGCCGACGTGCAGGCGGGCCCCGGGGCGCTCGGACTGGCTCCCGCAGCGGAGATCGGGGCTGCGCTCCGCGCCGATCTCTCGACACGGGACATGCGGCTGCTGTTCCCTGTTCCGGAGGCGCTGGGCGACCGCGAGGTGAGCCTGTCGCTGACGGCCGCCGGGACATTGGCCGACCTGCGCCGGATCGGGCTGGAGCTCTCCGTGCCCGGGCATGGCGGCCTGCGGGCGGAAGGCAGGGCGAAGAACCTGCCGGAAGGGCGGGCGGCGGCCGTTTCGGTCCGTTTCGAGGGGGATTTCCGCGAACTGGAGTTTCTCGAAGCGTTGCTGCCCGACACGGCGTTGCGCCGCCGCGTGGCGATTCCCGCGCGGATGACCCTGCGCGGCGCGGCGGAGCTGGACCGCGGTGCGGTGGCGGCGGATGCGGCGCTTGAGGTCGGCGGAGGCAGCCTCTCGGCCACGGGACGGCTCGATCCGGCGGCTGAGACCTACGAAGCGCGGGTGCGGTGCGACGGCTTCCCGCTCGGGGCGTTCCTGCCGGCCGATTCGCTCGGGACGGTCGATTTCGCGGCGGAGGCCCGCGGCGCGGGTTTCGATCCCTTCGCGCCGCAGACGACGGTCTCGGTGAGCGCCGGCGCGGAGCGTTTGGAGTATGCCGGACGCGATTTCGGCGGCATCGGGATCGACGCCGTGCTGGAGGACGGCCGCCTTTCGGGCCGGATCGCCGATCGCGACGAGGCGCTGCGTCTGGCGCTGGACCTCTCGGGAGAGGTGACCCGCGAGCGGCAGTCGGTACGGCTGGCGGGGCGTGTCGCGGAGTTCGATCTGACGGCGCTGGGCGTGACGCCGGACCGGATCGGCGGGACCTTCGGCCTCGACTTCCGCGCCTCGGCCTCGCAGGAGGGAACCTATGCCGCCTCGCTGGCGCTGGACAGTATCGGGATACGCAACGGATACCGTACCGACCGCATCCGTCCCACGAGCGTGGCCGTCGGGGCCGACACGGCGTCGGTCCGGGCCGAGGTCCGGTCCGGGGATTTCGTACTGACGCTCTCGGCCCCCGCGTCGCCCGATTCGCTCCTCGCGGCCGCAGCGCGCGCCTCGGAGACGTTGCGGCGGCAGTTGCGGGAACAGGCGTTCGACATGGAGGAGCTGCAGGACGTGCTTCCGCGCTTCCGGTTGCAGGCCGAGGCCGGACGGAACAACATACTCAACAATTTTTTGCGGACGAAGGGCGCTTCGTTCCGGGGACTGCATGTCGCCGGAGCGAACGACGGCGCGGAGCCTTTGTCGCTTCGGATGCGTGTGGACGGACTGGACGCCGGGGGCGTCGTGCTGGACACCGTGGCGCTGGGGATCGCGCGGGAGGAGCGGCGGCTCGCGTACCGGCTCGGGGTGTCGAACGCCCCGGGGCACCTGGACCATGTGGCGCAGGCGGCGCTCTACGGGCATGTCGTGCGGAATACGGGGCAGGTGAATTTCCGGCAGCGGGACCGCGCGGGGCGCGAGGGTTTCCGCTTCGGGTTCGACGTGGAGTGGACCGATTCGCTGGTGCGTGCGGGCATGACGCCGCTGCATCCGCTCTTCGGCTCCGAACCCTGGGAGGTCAATGCGGGGAATTACGTCGAATACGGGTGGTACGACCGCCGCATAGCCGCCGATCTCGACATGCGGTGCGGCGAGGGGCGCTTCGCTCTCCGTTCGGTTCCGGCCGACGACGGTGAGGCGGAGTCCCTGCGGCTCGATGTCGCGGGCATCGGGATCGGAGCGGCGCTCGGGATGCTCCCGGCGCCTCCGCCCGTGGACGGCGTGCTGGGTGCGGGCGTCGTGCTGGAGATGCGCTCCGACAGCCTTGCCGTCCGGGGCGACGTCTCGGTGACGGAGCTGTCGTACGGGAAGCAGCGGTTCGGCGACGTCGCCCTCGGCGTGCGCTACGGGCAGGGCCGGGGCCGGCGGGCCGATGCGCGGGTGACGCTCGACGGCAGCGAGGTGTTCGCCGCGCACGGCGACCTGCGCCCCGACCGCGACGAACCGCTGGACCTCACGCTGACGGTCCCCGGATTCCCGTTGCAGCGCCTCGACGTCTTCCTGCCCGCGGATCTGTTGCGGCTGTCGGGCGAGGTGCAGGCCGCAATCCATGTGGGAGGCGCTCCGGAACGGCCGAAACTCGACGGCGGGGTGCGTTTCGCCGCGACCGACATGCGCGTGCCGATGATCGGGACTTCGTTCCGCCTCGCCTCCGACACGATCCGGCTGCGCGACGGCCGCATGCTGTTCGACGACTATGCGCTGACCGGCCCGAACCGGAAGCCGCTTACGGTCGCCGGAACGGTCGATCTGTCGGATTTCGGCCGTGTCGCGGCCGACCTCGCGCTCCGGGCTTCCGACTTCCAGTTCGTCGATGTCGCGCGGCGGGAGCGCACGGCGGTCTATGGCAAGGCCTTTCTCGATCTGGACGTGACGGCCAGGGGACCGGTCGATGCGCTCGTCGTCCGCGGCCGCGCCGCCCTGCTGGGAGGCACGGACATTTCGTATGTCATGCAGGACTCGCCGATGGAGGTCAGGGAGCGGCCGCAGAACGTCGTTACGTTCGTCTCGTTCCGCGAACTGGACGAGGAGCCGGCGGAGCCGGCGCCGCCGCGGGAAATGTCGGTCGGCGGGATGGACGTGCATCTGGACGTGGACATCAACGACGACGTGCGGGCCGGCGTGGACCTTTCGGCGGACGGCAGCAACCGGATCGACCTGCAGGGCGGCGGGAGTCTGACCTATACGATGAACCCGCTGGGCGATACGCGTCTTGCGGGCCGTTACGTCCTTTCGGGCGGCATGGTGCGCTACAATCCGCCCGTCATTTCGCAGAAAACCTTCAAAATACGTCCCGGCGGCTATGTGGAGTGGATGGGGGACATCGCCGATCCGACGTTCAGCCTGACGGCCGTGGAGACCGTCCGGGCCAGCGTCTCGTCGGACGGGCAGAACAACCGACCGGTGAATTTCGACATCTCGATCCGCATACGCAACACGCTCGCGGACCTTTCGGTGAGCTTCGACCTGGCGGCTCCCGAGGACCTCGCCATGCAGAACGAGCTCAACTCGCTGACGGCCGAACAGCGGGCCAGCCAGGCGATGAACCTGTTGATATACAACACTTATTCGGGTCCGGGGTCGTCGGCGACGGTCTCTTCCGAGAATCCGCTCAACTCGTTCATACAGAAGGAACTGAATCAGTGGGCGCAGAACAGCCTGAAAGGCGTGGACCTTTCGTTCGGCATCGACTCCTACGGCGAGGACGATCCCAACGGACAGCGCACGGACTACTCCTACCGTCTGTCGAAGAGTCTGTTCAGCGACCGCGTGCGGGCGGTCATCGGCGGGCGGTTCAGCACCGGCAACGACCCGTCGGAGAACCTCCGGGAAAATCTGATCGACGACATTTCGCTCGAATACATGCTCACCAGGCGTGACAACATGTTCATCCGCCTGTTCCGCCATACGGGCTACGAGAGCATTCTCGAAGGGGAGATCACCGAGACCGGCGTGGGCTTCGTCATCCGCAAGAAGCTGCTCCGGCTGACCGATCTGTTCCGTCCGGCGAACCGGAAGGAGAAAAAGAAGGAGGAGGAGAAACGAGATGAGACCGCAGTGCATGAATGA
- the tamL gene encoding translocation and assembly module lipoprotein TamL, with the protein MNDRPILRTAAVALALAFAAACSTTRRLASDEVLYTGVGKIRIEPDSGVTVSPAAASAAREPLSVAPNNPLYSPYVRTPLPIGLWAYNYLYTPREKGFKYWFYKRLAKEPVLISKVQPSLRAKVAEQALENHGYFGSRAADTLLYRKRGRKARVSYRLRVAPPWHYEGIAYPTAGGALQPLLDSLRSTSLLREGAQYNLDTLTLERRRMAQSLRERGYYYFRPEYLEYQADTTLSPRGVALRLNLKSDAPVVALKPYRVGKVTVRLTDPKPGRPDTLRLRGAEVIAQRPMRIRPRLLSRALTLERGELFTVGAQDRTLTNLNKLGVFRSVSLNVAPVDSLRGSDTLDVGIDARFDYPLEAALETDVTSKSNSFLGPGIAFKVSNNNLFRGGEVLSVALNGSYEWQTGNKRSGGRSSQLNSYELGLNATLNVPRLLVPQSMLRRQRYPGSTSFQLGADLMNRPDFFRLVAFSGSMGYNFRTSPYSRHALTLFKLTYNKLLHTTEEFDRTMDENPAIAMSFRNQFVPSIGYTYTFDRTYGAAGNRRLVWQNSFTSAGNLLAGVLRAFGEKQPQELFGNRFSQFVKEVSELKFYHRIGRRNNWLAARLLIGVGYAYGNSEVMPYSEQFYIGGANSIRAFTIRSIGPGSYRPPAGDRNGYLDQTGDFKLEANVEYRFAILGKLGGAVFLDAGNVWLLKKDPKRPGAELKWKGLLDEIALGTGFGLRYDISYLVIRADLGIGLHTPCPDPDKRGYYNLSSFRDGLGFHLAIGYPF; encoded by the coding sequence ATGAATGACCGCCCGATACTCCGCACGGCCGCCGTGGCGCTGGCCCTCGCGTTTGCGGCCGCCTGCTCCACGACGCGGCGGCTGGCGTCGGACGAGGTGCTCTACACGGGCGTCGGAAAAATCCGCATCGAACCCGACTCGGGCGTTACGGTCTCTCCGGCGGCCGCTTCGGCGGCCCGGGAACCGCTTTCGGTAGCTCCGAACAATCCGCTTTACAGCCCTTATGTGCGGACGCCGCTGCCGATCGGACTGTGGGCTTACAATTACCTCTACACGCCTCGGGAGAAGGGTTTCAAATACTGGTTCTACAAGCGGTTGGCCAAGGAGCCGGTGCTGATTTCGAAGGTGCAGCCTTCGCTGCGGGCGAAGGTCGCGGAGCAGGCGCTCGAAAACCACGGCTATTTCGGCTCCCGGGCCGCGGATACGCTGCTCTACCGCAAGCGGGGGCGGAAGGCCCGGGTGAGCTACCGTCTCCGCGTGGCGCCGCCGTGGCATTACGAGGGGATCGCCTATCCGACGGCGGGCGGTGCGCTGCAACCGCTCCTCGACAGCCTTCGCTCCACTTCGCTGTTGCGCGAAGGGGCGCAGTACAATCTGGATACGCTGACGCTCGAACGCCGGCGGATGGCGCAGTCGCTCCGCGAACGGGGGTATTACTATTTCCGGCCCGAGTACCTCGAATACCAGGCTGACACGACCCTTTCGCCGCGCGGGGTCGCGCTGCGCCTGAACCTCAAATCCGATGCGCCGGTCGTGGCGCTCAAACCCTACCGTGTGGGCAAGGTGACGGTCCGGCTGACCGACCCGAAACCCGGCAGACCCGATACGCTTCGTCTGCGGGGAGCGGAGGTCATCGCGCAGCGGCCGATGCGGATCCGGCCCCGGCTGCTCTCCCGGGCGCTGACGCTCGAACGCGGGGAGCTGTTCACCGTCGGGGCTCAGGACCGCACGCTGACCAATCTGAACAAGCTGGGCGTTTTCCGGTCGGTCTCGCTGAATGTCGCGCCGGTCGATTCGCTGCGGGGCTCCGACACGCTCGATGTCGGAATCGACGCCCGCTTCGACTATCCGCTCGAAGCGGCCCTTGAAACGGACGTCACCTCCAAGTCGAACAGCTTCCTCGGCCCCGGCATCGCCTTCAAGGTCAGCAACAACAATCTGTTCCGGGGCGGCGAGGTGCTGTCGGTGGCGCTCAACGGTTCGTACGAATGGCAGACGGGCAACAAACGTTCGGGCGGCCGTTCTTCGCAGCTCAACTCCTACGAGTTGGGGCTCAATGCGACGCTCAACGTCCCGCGGCTGCTCGTGCCGCAGTCGATGCTGCGCCGGCAGCGCTATCCCGGGAGCACCTCCTTCCAGCTCGGGGCGGACCTGATGAACCGGCCCGACTTTTTCCGGCTCGTGGCGTTCAGCGGGTCGATGGGCTACAACTTCCGGACCTCGCCGTACAGCCGCCATGCGCTGACGCTCTTCAAGCTGACCTACAACAAGCTGCTGCACACGACCGAGGAGTTCGACCGCACGATGGACGAGAATCCGGCCATCGCCATGAGTTTCCGCAACCAGTTCGTGCCTTCGATCGGCTATACCTACACTTTCGACCGGACCTACGGCGCCGCGGGCAATCGCCGCCTCGTCTGGCAGAACAGCTTCACGTCGGCGGGCAACCTGCTCGCGGGCGTGCTGCGGGCTTTCGGCGAGAAGCAGCCGCAGGAGTTGTTCGGCAACCGCTTCTCGCAGTTCGTCAAGGAGGTCAGCGAGCTGAAATTCTACCACCGCATCGGACGGCGGAACAACTGGCTGGCCGCACGGCTGTTGATCGGGGTGGGGTATGCCTACGGCAATTCCGAGGTGATGCCTTACAGCGAGCAGTTCTACATCGGAGGCGCCAACAGCATCCGGGCCTTCACGATCCGTTCGATCGGCCCGGGAAGCTACCGTCCGCCCGCCGGCGACCGCAACGGCTATCTGGACCAGACGGGCGATTTCAAGCTGGAGGCCAACGTAGAATACCGTTTCGCCATTCTGGGCAAGCTGGGCGGGGCCGTGTTCCTCGACGCCGGAAACGTCTGGCTGCTGAAAAAGGACCCCAAGCGTCCGGGAGCCGAACTGAAATGGAAGGGGCTGCTCGACGAGATCGCCCTGGGAACCGGCTTCGGTCTGCGGTACGACATCAGCTATCTGGTCATCCGCGCCGATCTGGGGATCGGGCTGCATACGCCCTGTCCGGATCCCGACAAGCGGGGGTATTACAACCTGTCCAGCTTCCGCGACGGGCTGGGTTTCCATCTGGCCATCGGCTATCCCTTCTGA
- the corA gene encoding magnesium/cobalt transporter CorA has product MKNNLLTEQLVYNGESRTKTHIHLIRYSPSGFEESLCDDFAAAVTAAAPSDKLWVRVHGLEDAACIQEVCTRFGVDFLVVQDILNVEHPSKVEVYDDFNFVVSSVFVGERVVRVRLVQGPNVVLSFTEGESSFYDDVAEALRRNVLKIRSRSSDYLFSVMINELTANYISVAMSIGDDLEDLESELIAAADGRGIGGRLQIHRRRYMDLKRVVLPLRDQYTKLLRSDAGLIHAANRPFFNDVNDHLQNASQLIDGCRETLSSLMDLYTANNDMRMNDIMKRLTIVSTIFIPLTFLVGVWGMNFRHMPELEWRHGYAVAWGVMLAVGAAAYFVFRTKRWR; this is encoded by the coding sequence ATGAAAAACAACCTGCTGACCGAACAGCTCGTCTATAACGGCGAGAGCCGCACGAAGACGCACATCCACCTGATCCGCTATTCGCCTTCGGGGTTCGAGGAGAGCCTCTGCGACGACTTCGCGGCCGCCGTGACGGCTGCGGCCCCTTCCGACAAACTCTGGGTCCGGGTTCACGGGCTGGAAGACGCCGCCTGCATCCAGGAGGTCTGCACCCGTTTCGGGGTCGATTTTCTGGTCGTGCAGGACATTCTCAACGTGGAGCATCCGAGCAAGGTCGAGGTTTACGACGATTTCAATTTCGTGGTTTCGAGCGTCTTCGTCGGCGAACGGGTCGTGCGCGTCCGGCTCGTGCAGGGGCCGAATGTCGTGCTGAGTTTCACCGAGGGGGAGTCGTCGTTCTACGACGACGTGGCGGAGGCTCTGCGGCGGAACGTGCTGAAGATACGTTCCCGTTCGTCGGACTATCTCTTTTCGGTGATGATAAACGAGCTGACGGCGAACTATATTTCGGTGGCCATGTCGATCGGCGACGATCTGGAGGATCTGGAGTCCGAGCTGATCGCGGCGGCCGACGGCCGCGGTATCGGAGGCCGGCTGCAGATACACCGCCGCCGGTATATGGACCTCAAGCGCGTCGTGCTGCCGCTCCGGGACCAGTACACCAAACTGCTGCGTTCGGACGCCGGACTGATCCATGCGGCCAACCGTCCCTTTTTCAATGACGTGAACGACCACTTGCAGAACGCCTCGCAGCTCATCGACGGCTGCCGGGAAACCCTTTCGTCGCTCATGGACCTCTACACGGCCAACAACGACATGCGGATGAACGACATCATGAAGCGGCTGACGATCGTTTCGACGATCTTCATTCCGCTGACCTTTCTGGTCGGCGTCTGGGGGATGAATTTCCGCCACATGCCCGAATTGGAGTGGCGGCACGGTTATGCCGTGGCGTGGGGCGTGATGCTGGCGGTGGGGGCTGCGGCCTACTTCGTTTTCCGGACCAAGCGGTGGCGGTAG